A region of Sparus aurata chromosome 8, fSpaAur1.1, whole genome shotgun sequence DNA encodes the following proteins:
- the pkp3a gene encoding plakophilin-3a isoform X2 yields MKTSMINTASVVMPNTSVTTYGLPSEIQLGNGSSVSDAVARERRVQQQVQMRMAEKSTLPRQNGSASHYAMSDYGGSSTMKFNTLQPAGYSSKSSYMYSGSRTMGPRVSTQRSGFSCRSAGPEMAQFHKISVGGGGVSGGGGGGGGYYREDVRLGGYQGGMRQQSRIETEPLSMSAVRQHTMQVNPWMMDSSDAGSMVSDRDATYAHQYAQSAVNGYTGQVSQGGGSMNFAAPMRRSLSGTLSRGGGMTGGEVEMVQQQHSFKGPSHRTINRITNRNRMSMGSMSGGTMSGGTMISSSGSMYGGGMDKVDRGFVTGVASASQGNLMQRQGTLSRAMSVKSMQSVGRGMDIFSGQMEGSMGNLSGIMALDMPSAVQNLKEPDPELQVLGAAYIQHECYSDNDAKNEVRRLKGISELVKLFNSENQEVQRFATGATRNIIYENMENKVALIEEGGIPQLVEALKEPDDELRKNITGILWNLSSKDNLKQKLARETLPDLTDKILIPLSGSSGETNEVQQTPSEAEIFYNTTGCLRNLSSVNEKTRQHMRETDGLVNSLVHYVKASLEDNKAEDKGVENAMCVLRNLSYQLYGEIPPSALMRLEGPTRDQASGKGEAIGCFTPQSRKAKNSKNRDLSTFTEVARVPKGMEWLWHPEIVKMYNNVLHQCEINSTTREAAAGALQNITAGDRRWASVLSRVALEQERMLPVLLDHLRTNNDLELRSLTGLLRNLSRHCTNKNDMATKVVNLLVTKLPANGREKEPSSDAVINICGILNNLVTSSSVAARDIAFFDGLQKLVAIKTEHDNSPGRAKAAKAAATVLSNMFQYKKLHSSYKQKGFTRPDFADTTI; encoded by the exons ACTACGGTGGCTCTTCAACCATGAAATTCAACACCCTTCAACCAGCAGGTTACAGCTCCAAATCATCCTACATGTACTCAGGCTCCAGGACAATG GGTCCACGTGTTTCCACCCAGAGGTCGGGCTTCAGCTGCCGGTCTGCTGGTCCAGAAATGGCCCAGTTCCACAAGATCAGTGTCGGCGGTGGAGGGGTCagtgggggtggtggtggtggcggcggttATTATCGAGAAGACGTACGTTTAGGAGGCTACCAAGGGGGCATGAGGCAGCAGAGCCGCATAGAAACGGAGCCCCTCTCCATGAGCGCCGTGAGGCAGCACACCATGCAGGTGAACCCCTGGATGATGGATAGCAGCGATGCTGGCAGCATGGTCTCCGACCGGGACGCCACCTATGCCCACCAGTACGCTCAGAGCGCGGTCAATGGCTACACTGGCCAGGTGAGTCAAGGAGGAGGCAGCATGAACTTTGCAGCACCCATGCGCCGATCTCTTAGTGGCACTCTCTCCCGTGGCGGAGGGAtgacaggaggagaggtggagatgGTCCAGCAACAACATTCCTTCAAAGGCCCCTCCCACCGCACCATCAACAGGATTACAAACCGAAACCGGATGAGCATGGGCTCCATGTCCGGTGGGACCATGTCTGGTGGGACCATGATATCCTCAAGTGGAAGCATGTATGGTGGTGGGATGGACAAAGTGGACAGAGGGTTCGTGACTGGGGTGGCCTCTGCCTCCCAGGGGAACCTGATGCAGCGTCAGGGCACGCTGTCCCGCGCCATGTCAGTCAAGAGCATGCAGAGTGTGGGCAGAGGCATGGACATCTTCAGTGGGCAGATGGAGGGCAGCATGGGCAACCTCAGCGG GATCATGGCCTTGGACATGCCTTCAGCAGTGCAGAACCTGAAAGAGCCCGACCCGGAGCTGCAGGTCCTGGGCGCCGCCTACATTCAACATGAGTGTTACAGTGACAATGACGCCAAAAACGAG GTGCGTCGCTTGAAGGGCATCAGTGAGCTGGTGAAGCTGTTCAACAGTGAAAACCAAGAAGTGCAGCGCTTTGCCACCGGTGCCACACGCAACATCATCTACGAGAACATGGAAAACAAGGTGGCCCTGATCGAGGAGGGCGGCATCCCACAGCTGGTGGAGGCGCTGAAGGAGCCCGATGATGAGCTCCGCAAAAACATCACGG GTATCTTGTGGAACCTTTCATCCAAAGACAACCTGAAGCAGAAACTGGCCAGGGAGACCCTTCCTGATCTGACCGACAAGATCCTCATTCCTCTGTCAGGCAGCAGCGGAGAAACTAATGAAGTCCAGCAAACACCCTCTGAGGCAGAGATCTTCTACAACACCACCGGATGCCTCAG GAATCTGAGCTCTGTGAACGAAAAGACTCGTCAGCACATGAGAGAAACTGATGGACTGGTAAACTCTTTGGTTCACTACGTCAAGGCCTCGCTTGAGGACAACAAGGCGGAAGATAAG GGGGTTGAAAATGCCATGTGTGTCCTGAGGAACCTCTCCTACCAGCTCTATGGTGAGATTCCTCCATCGGCTCTGATGCGGTTGGAAGGACCAACCAGAGATCAGGCCTCAGGGAAGGGTGAAGCCATTGGTTGCTTTACACCTCAGAGCAGGAAAGCCAAAAAT AGCAAGAACCGGGATCTGTCCACTTTTACCGAGGTTGCCCGGGTGCCGAAGGGTATGGAGTGGCTGTGGCACCCTGAGATAGTGAAAATGTACAACAACGTGCTGCATCAGTGTGAGATCAACTCCACCACCCGCGAGGCCGCTGCTGGAGCGCTGCAGAACATCACCGCTGGAGACAGGAGG TGGGCATCAGTGCTGAGCCGAGTGGCTCTGGAGCAGGAGCGCATGCTGCCGGTGCTGCTGGACCACCTGCGAACCAACAATGATCTAGAGCTGCGTTCTCTCACAGGCCTTCTCCGAAATTTGTCCCGCCACTGCACAAATAAGAATGATATGG CCACGAAAGTGGTGAACCTTCTGGTGACCAAGCTCCCTGCCAACGGACGTGAGAAGGAACCCTCCAGTGATGCGGTGATCAACATCTGTGGTATTCTTAATAACCTGGTGACCAGCAGCTCCGTAGCTGCCAGAGACATTGCTTTCTTTGATGGCTTGCAGAAACTGGTTGCCATCAAAACTGAACATGACAACAG CCCTGGAAGAGCAAAAGCAGCCAAAGCAGCAGCCACAGTTCTCAGCAACATGTTCCAGTACAAGAAACTGCACAGCTCATACAAACAG AAAGGGTTCACAAGACCAGATTTTGCAGACACGACTATCTAA
- the LOC115586450 gene encoding anoctamin-9 translates to MPVHRRQPSIELLELMGVVRENGNDQTSLPPVHTPLSYDYVLVAKTMDNQEREAFKKQTEYIEELKKKNMKVTKIIDDDLVFYGIQAPKEIFEKYRYLLKVSDACNWSSDQNIVPLSTRIRIVHFILNHSPIRTGESLRDLLKTKVFEARFCLHEKKKQRELKESWARWTACLQGQPITAVRNYFGEKVALYYLWLGWYTYLLIPPALIGVIVFLYGLAFFNSSPLIKEVCEADTVMCPLCDKRCKVWQLSDTCTYAKVSLLFDNNGTVLFAMFMAVWATLFLEFWKRHRASYVCEWKVSDWCEEEEELILEIVNNAKCEPKKYKHSYLRSTLVLICVTAMILVIIGLTHALVVFRVIAAVLLAEGSWEFLSNHSNSGAMMLGAVLHYLIITVMTRINRIVAMKLCEIEKTRSFAATEKSFTVKMFTFQFFTYFSSLFYVAFFLGRINGHPGGYVRIAGKWRLEECHPSGCLTDLFIQMAIIMVLKQTISNVFEFAGPWLCRWLKRKRTQKLQRKCAHCYLKDESEAKHGAELCDNCKLRDWLSNYRLNDVDSFSLFNEFLEMVIQFSFTTIFVAAFPLAPLLALINNVIEIRLDAIKMVTLERRLVPKKTNDIGVWIDVLEAIGVLAVIANGLVIGVSSDFIPRLVYEYRYGPCANGNATDVDCMAGYINNSLSIARMGDQSILKEFSPNQMVTASGLNVSQCSYKDYRSNEDYSLTPQFWLILAVRFAFVILFEHVVVICKFIAAWFVPSAPMQVKNDRLFDKLNRLKEELNSFEA, encoded by the exons ATGCCCGTCCACAGGAGGCAG CCGAGTATCGAACTGCTGGAATTAATGGGAGTGGTGAGAGAGAATGGCAATGACCAGACATCACTTCCTCCTGTG CACACACCACTATCGTATGACTATGTCCTGGTCGCCAAAACAATGGACAACCAGGAAAGGGAAGCATTCAAGAAGCAAACTGAATACATTGaggaattgaaaaaaaagaacatgaaagTCACA AAAATTATTGATGATGATCTCGTCTTCTATGGGATTCAAGCCCCTAAAGAAATTTTTGAGAAGTACAGGTACCTGCTCAAAGTGTCTGATGCTTGTAACTGGAGCTCGGATCAGAACATTGTACCACTCAGCACCAG AATAAGGATCGTTCACTTCATCTTGAATCACTCCCCTATCCGTACGGGAG AGAGTTTGAGGGATCTTCTGAAGACAAAGGTTTTTGAGGCACGGTTCTGCTTGCACGAG aaaaagaaacagagagagctgAAGGAGAGCTGGGCACGATGGACCGCCTGTCTCCAAGGGCAACCCATAACTGCTGTCAG GAACTACTTTGGTGAGAAGGTGGCCTTGTACTACCTGTGGTTGGGATGGTACACATATCTGCTCATCCCGCCCGCTCTCATTGGAGTCATAGTCTTCCTTTATGGCCTTGCCTTCTTCAACAGCTCACCCCTCAT AAAGGAGGTTTGTGAGGCAGACACGGTCATGTGCCCACTGTGTGACAAGAGATGCAAAGTGTGGCAGCTCTCCGACACCTGCACATATGCCAAG GTGAGCCTGCTGTTCGATAATAATGGCACAGTGCTCTTTGCGATGTTCATGGCAGTGTGGG CAACACTGTTTCTGGAGTTCTGGAAAAGACATCGGGCTTCCTACGTGTGCGAATGGAAAGTGTCTGATTGGTGTGAGGAGGAG GAGGAACTGATCCTGGAAATTGTGAACAACGCCAAATGTGAACCAAAAAAATATAAGCACTCGTATCTGCGCAGCACTCTGGTTTTGATCTGCGTCACAGCTATG ataTTGGTAATCATCGGCCTGACACATGCCTTGGTGGTGTTCAGGGTGATTGCAGCCGTGCTCCTAGCTGAAGGATCATGGGAGTTTCTCAGCAACCACTCGAACAGCGGAGCAATGATGCTAGGGGCCGTCCTGCATTACCTCATCATCACCGTCATGACACGG ATCAACAGGATTGTAGCCATGAAGCTCTGTGAAATAG AGAAAACAAGATCATTTGCTGCCACAGAAAAGAGTTTCACAGTCAAGATGTTCACCTTCCAGTTCTTCACCtatttctcctccctcttctaCGTAGCCTTTTTTCTTGGCAG GATAAATGGCCATCCTGGTGGTTATGTTCGAATTGCAGGGAAATGGCGGTTAGAGGAG TGTCATCCTAGTGGATGTCTCACAGACCTATTCATCCAAATGGCGATCATAATGGTGCTCAAGCAAACCATCAGCAACGTCTTTGAGTTTGCTGGCCC ATGGCTCTGCAGGTGGTTGAAGAGAAAAAGGACACAGAAGCTCCAGAGGAAATGTGCCCACTGCTACCTGAAAGACGAGTCAGAGGCCAAACACGGAGCCGAGCTGTGCGATAACTGCAAGCTGCGAGACTGGCTCAGCAACTACCGTCTCAACGATGTGGACTCCTTCAGCCTGTTCAATGAGTTTCTGGAGATGG TGATCCAGTTCAGCTTTACCACCATATTCGTGGCAGCATTTCCTCTGGCGCCTCTGCTCGCCCTCATTAATAATGTCATTGAGATTCGATTGGATGCCATTAAAATGGTCACTCTGGAGCGCAGACTGGTTCCCAAGAAAACCAACGATATCG GTGTGTGGATAGACGTGTTGGAGGCTATCGGTGTCTTAGCTGTCATAGCGAACGGGCTGGTCATTGGTGTATCTTCAGACTTCATCCCTCGATTGGTGTACGAGTACCGCTACGGCCCGTGTGCCAACGGCAACGCGACAGACGTTGA ctgcatgGCTGGCTACATCAACAACTCTCTCTCCATCGCACGAATGGGCGACCAGAGCATTCTCAAGGAGTTTTCACCCAATCAGATGGTCACTGCGAGTGGCCTGAATGTTTCTCAATGCAG CTACAAGGACTACAGGAGCAACGAGGACTACAGCCTAACCCCACAGTTCTGGCTCATTTTAGCTGTGCGCTTTGCATTTGTCATCCTGTTTGAG CACGTTGTCGTCATATGCAAATTCATTGCGGCCTGGTTTGTGCCGAGCGCTCCCATGCAGGTCAAGAACGACAGACTCTTTGATAAACTCAACAGGCTAAAAGAGGAACTCAA TTCATTTGAAGCGTGA
- the pkp3a gene encoding plakophilin-3a isoform X1 produces MSAMASDNTFFSALQPNTSVTTYGLPSEIQLGNGSSVSDAVARERRVQQQVQMRMAEKSTLPRQNGSASHYAMSDYGGSSTMKFNTLQPAGYSSKSSYMYSGSRTMGPRVSTQRSGFSCRSAGPEMAQFHKISVGGGGVSGGGGGGGGYYREDVRLGGYQGGMRQQSRIETEPLSMSAVRQHTMQVNPWMMDSSDAGSMVSDRDATYAHQYAQSAVNGYTGQVSQGGGSMNFAAPMRRSLSGTLSRGGGMTGGEVEMVQQQHSFKGPSHRTINRITNRNRMSMGSMSGGTMSGGTMISSSGSMYGGGMDKVDRGFVTGVASASQGNLMQRQGTLSRAMSVKSMQSVGRGMDIFSGQMEGSMGNLSGIMALDMPSAVQNLKEPDPELQVLGAAYIQHECYSDNDAKNEVRRLKGISELVKLFNSENQEVQRFATGATRNIIYENMENKVALIEEGGIPQLVEALKEPDDELRKNITGILWNLSSKDNLKQKLARETLPDLTDKILIPLSGSSGETNEVQQTPSEAEIFYNTTGCLRNLSSVNEKTRQHMRETDGLVNSLVHYVKASLEDNKAEDKGVENAMCVLRNLSYQLYGEIPPSALMRLEGPTRDQASGKGEAIGCFTPQSRKAKNSKNRDLSTFTEVARVPKGMEWLWHPEIVKMYNNVLHQCEINSTTREAAAGALQNITAGDRRWASVLSRVALEQERMLPVLLDHLRTNNDLELRSLTGLLRNLSRHCTNKNDMATKVVNLLVTKLPANGREKEPSSDAVINICGILNNLVTSSSVAARDIAFFDGLQKLVAIKTEHDNSPGRAKAAKAAATVLSNMFQYKKLHSSYKQKGFTRPDFADTTI; encoded by the exons ACTACGGTGGCTCTTCAACCATGAAATTCAACACCCTTCAACCAGCAGGTTACAGCTCCAAATCATCCTACATGTACTCAGGCTCCAGGACAATG GGTCCACGTGTTTCCACCCAGAGGTCGGGCTTCAGCTGCCGGTCTGCTGGTCCAGAAATGGCCCAGTTCCACAAGATCAGTGTCGGCGGTGGAGGGGTCagtgggggtggtggtggtggcggcggttATTATCGAGAAGACGTACGTTTAGGAGGCTACCAAGGGGGCATGAGGCAGCAGAGCCGCATAGAAACGGAGCCCCTCTCCATGAGCGCCGTGAGGCAGCACACCATGCAGGTGAACCCCTGGATGATGGATAGCAGCGATGCTGGCAGCATGGTCTCCGACCGGGACGCCACCTATGCCCACCAGTACGCTCAGAGCGCGGTCAATGGCTACACTGGCCAGGTGAGTCAAGGAGGAGGCAGCATGAACTTTGCAGCACCCATGCGCCGATCTCTTAGTGGCACTCTCTCCCGTGGCGGAGGGAtgacaggaggagaggtggagatgGTCCAGCAACAACATTCCTTCAAAGGCCCCTCCCACCGCACCATCAACAGGATTACAAACCGAAACCGGATGAGCATGGGCTCCATGTCCGGTGGGACCATGTCTGGTGGGACCATGATATCCTCAAGTGGAAGCATGTATGGTGGTGGGATGGACAAAGTGGACAGAGGGTTCGTGACTGGGGTGGCCTCTGCCTCCCAGGGGAACCTGATGCAGCGTCAGGGCACGCTGTCCCGCGCCATGTCAGTCAAGAGCATGCAGAGTGTGGGCAGAGGCATGGACATCTTCAGTGGGCAGATGGAGGGCAGCATGGGCAACCTCAGCGG GATCATGGCCTTGGACATGCCTTCAGCAGTGCAGAACCTGAAAGAGCCCGACCCGGAGCTGCAGGTCCTGGGCGCCGCCTACATTCAACATGAGTGTTACAGTGACAATGACGCCAAAAACGAG GTGCGTCGCTTGAAGGGCATCAGTGAGCTGGTGAAGCTGTTCAACAGTGAAAACCAAGAAGTGCAGCGCTTTGCCACCGGTGCCACACGCAACATCATCTACGAGAACATGGAAAACAAGGTGGCCCTGATCGAGGAGGGCGGCATCCCACAGCTGGTGGAGGCGCTGAAGGAGCCCGATGATGAGCTCCGCAAAAACATCACGG GTATCTTGTGGAACCTTTCATCCAAAGACAACCTGAAGCAGAAACTGGCCAGGGAGACCCTTCCTGATCTGACCGACAAGATCCTCATTCCTCTGTCAGGCAGCAGCGGAGAAACTAATGAAGTCCAGCAAACACCCTCTGAGGCAGAGATCTTCTACAACACCACCGGATGCCTCAG GAATCTGAGCTCTGTGAACGAAAAGACTCGTCAGCACATGAGAGAAACTGATGGACTGGTAAACTCTTTGGTTCACTACGTCAAGGCCTCGCTTGAGGACAACAAGGCGGAAGATAAG GGGGTTGAAAATGCCATGTGTGTCCTGAGGAACCTCTCCTACCAGCTCTATGGTGAGATTCCTCCATCGGCTCTGATGCGGTTGGAAGGACCAACCAGAGATCAGGCCTCAGGGAAGGGTGAAGCCATTGGTTGCTTTACACCTCAGAGCAGGAAAGCCAAAAAT AGCAAGAACCGGGATCTGTCCACTTTTACCGAGGTTGCCCGGGTGCCGAAGGGTATGGAGTGGCTGTGGCACCCTGAGATAGTGAAAATGTACAACAACGTGCTGCATCAGTGTGAGATCAACTCCACCACCCGCGAGGCCGCTGCTGGAGCGCTGCAGAACATCACCGCTGGAGACAGGAGG TGGGCATCAGTGCTGAGCCGAGTGGCTCTGGAGCAGGAGCGCATGCTGCCGGTGCTGCTGGACCACCTGCGAACCAACAATGATCTAGAGCTGCGTTCTCTCACAGGCCTTCTCCGAAATTTGTCCCGCCACTGCACAAATAAGAATGATATGG CCACGAAAGTGGTGAACCTTCTGGTGACCAAGCTCCCTGCCAACGGACGTGAGAAGGAACCCTCCAGTGATGCGGTGATCAACATCTGTGGTATTCTTAATAACCTGGTGACCAGCAGCTCCGTAGCTGCCAGAGACATTGCTTTCTTTGATGGCTTGCAGAAACTGGTTGCCATCAAAACTGAACATGACAACAG CCCTGGAAGAGCAAAAGCAGCCAAAGCAGCAGCCACAGTTCTCAGCAACATGTTCCAGTACAAGAAACTGCACAGCTCATACAAACAG AAAGGGTTCACAAGACCAGATTTTGCAGACACGACTATCTAA
- the sigirr gene encoding single Ig IL-1-related receptor, translated as MAVIYVAFLLVCCVQWDKTLLAAAQTCVDESRFKEHVLYVGQQEPPYRLDCPLELVQPQSSPQLKLTWQKDCQQLVAQEGKASLEFSILSLEDQGNYTCMRQDNSTASFTVRLIVKESQCSKAPEFKPNGGLTRLWRNVGSSVILNCTALLLWDPTEGQCDTTLQWRKDGQPLTNHTLYTQNTSSWSPVAGQLMVDSLLVITLRQLDDFGLYSCTVRNVSSDFRLDSSISSPSHTAAVIAAILLLLLLAVAAVVYSRCHLNIKLWYKNSYGDYELNDGKLYDAYISYVNNDHDRKFVNFILKPHLENKNTYKVHLNENEILPGSEPSAELLMNMSRSRRLIVLLSHAYLDQDWCSNNFRQGLLHLLEICERPILIMLDGQSKRMRPEIKQLLSEHQHCLTILTWRHNSVIPSSVFWKELALAMPRKVVFRSESAGDAQTMLQDDKDPMLTLNPDYLDCSSDTDPAGDLGLRLPVYKALACKAPVLPTATITTAEPKPLDIDVSDLGSRNYGARSDFYCLVTEEDM; from the exons ATGGCTGTGATTTACGTCGCTTTCTTGTTGGTGTGCTGTGTTCAGTGGGACAAGACTCTCCTCGCTGCCG CTCAGACCTGTGTGGATGAGAGCAGGTTTAAGGAGCATGTGCTCTATGTGGGGCAGCAAGAACCTCCGTATCGGTTGGACTGCCCCCTGGAGCTTGTTCAGCCCCAGAGCTCCCCGCAGCTCAAGCTGACCTGGCAGAAGGACTGCCAGCAGCTTGTCGCCCAGGAAGGGAAGGCCTCCCTGGAGTTTTCCATCCTCAGCTTGGAGGACCAAGGGAATTACACATGTATGCGACAGGACAACAGCACCGCCTCGTTCACTGTGCGTCTCATAGTTAAAG AGTCCCAGTGCTCCAAAGCCCCAGAGTTTAAACCTAATGGGGGCCTGACCAGACTCTGGAGGAATGTGGGATCTTCTGTGATACTGAACTGCACCGCCCTCCTCCTCTGGGACCCAACAGAGGGGCAATGTGACACCACGTTGCAGTGGAGGAAAGATGGCCAACCCCTCACCAATCACACACTCTACACACAGAATACTTCATCTTG GTCTCCTGTTGCCGGCCAGCTGATGGTAGACAGTCTACTGGTGATCACCCTCAGACAGCTGGACGATTTTGGGCTCTACAGCTGCACAGTGAGGAACGTTTCCTCTGACTTTCGCCTCGACAGTTCAATAA GCAGCCCCAgccacacagctgctgtcattgcagccatcctcctcctcctcctcctggctgtAGCCGCTGTTGTGTACTCCAGGTGTCACCTGAACATCAAACTCTGGTACAAGAACTCCTACGGAGATTATGAACTTAATG ATGGCAAGTTATATGATGCCTATATCTCCTATGTGAACAATGATCATGACAGGAAGTTTGTCAACTTTATTCTCAAACCTCACCTGgagaataaaaatacatacaaggTGCATCTGAATGAAAACGAAATCCTACCTGGCTCAG AGCCCTCTGCCGAGCTGCTGATGAACATGAGTCGCTCTCGCCGTCTGATCGTGTTGCTTTCTCACGCTTACCTTGATCAGGACTGGTGCTCCAATAACTTCAG ACAGGGCCTTCTGCACTTGTTGGAGATATGTGAGCGTCCCATCCTCATCATGTTGGATGGTCAGTCCAAACGCATGAGGCCTGAGATCAAGCAGCTGCTCAGTGAGCATCAGCACTGCCTCACCATACTCACCTGGAGGCACAACTCCGTG ATTCCCTCCTCGGTCTTCTGGAAGGAGCTCGCCTTAGCGATGCCTCGCAAAGTCGTCTTCCGCAGTGAGTCTGCAGGCGACGCTCAGACGATGCTACAAGACGACAAGGACCCCATGCTGACCCTCAACCCCGACTATCTGGACTGCAGCTCAGACACTGACCCTGCTGGAGATCTGG GGCTGCGTCTCCCTGTGTACAAGGCTCTGGCCTGTAAAGCTCCTGTCCTCCCCACTGCTACCATCACTACAGCTGAGCCCAAACCCTTAGACATCGACGTATCGGATCTGGGATCACGCAACTACGGAGCCCGCTCAGACTTCTACTGCCTTGTCACTGAGGAGGACATGTGA